The following are from one region of the Desulfovibrio legallii genome:
- the moaC gene encoding cyclic pyranopterin monophosphate synthase MoaC, with protein sequence MDTSFSHLDSQGNLSMVDVGHKPPTERVAVAEAVVELAPATMRLLRQAALPKGDVLTCAKVGGIMAAKRVGELIPLCHPLNLTYADVRFEITDEPPRVRIETETRTVGPTGVEMEALVAAQTAAAVIYDMCKAVQRDIVISRVRLLHKSGGRSGRYDAPELP encoded by the coding sequence ATGGACACATCTTTTTCGCATCTGGACAGCCAAGGCAACCTGAGCATGGTGGACGTGGGGCACAAACCCCCCACGGAGCGCGTGGCCGTGGCCGAGGCCGTGGTGGAGCTGGCTCCGGCTACCATGCGGCTGCTGCGTCAGGCGGCACTGCCCAAGGGCGACGTGCTCACCTGCGCCAAGGTGGGCGGCATCATGGCCGCCAAACGTGTGGGCGAGCTCATCCCCCTCTGCCATCCCCTCAATCTCACTTACGCCGACGTGCGTTTTGAAATCACGGACGAGCCGCCGCGGGTGCGCATTGAAACCGAAACCCGCACCGTGGGGCCCACCGGGGTGGAAATGGAAGCCCTGGTGGCTGCGCAGACGGCCGCGGCCGTCATCTACGACATGTGCAAGGCCGTGCAGCGCGACATCGTCATCAGCCGGGTGCGCCTGCTGCACAAAAGCGGCGGCCGCAGCGGCCGCTATGACGCGCCGGAGCTGCCGTGA